A segment of the Carya illinoinensis cultivar Pawnee chromosome 1, C.illinoinensisPawnee_v1, whole genome shotgun sequence genome:
CTTTTAATTGGAGGATCGGATCAATGTCTTTAAAGTttgcaaaagtaaaatattttagaccAGATGATTGTCCACCTTCAGTAATCTTGATGTTTGGCGACTCTATGGTAATAGATATATGAAATGgtaagaaatttgaaattcgAATTAAAAAACAAGAAACTGATAAAATGGAATAGATACTCAATCTGTATACTATTGTGCATAAAATTGTACGCACATGTACAacttctcttaaaaaaatatttgatccaCTTCCAACGAAAGATGGTAAATAATAGCAAAAACAATTTTATGAACGGCAAGAGATGATGCATTAGGAAATATTATTTCAACATGCATAAGGACGACGTGATAATTTGCAGAAACAAATATGTCAGCCTCAGGCAAGGTGGTGGCTTGATCAACGGGAGTTGGCGAGCCGATGAGATCGGTTTTTGCAATCATCCATATATCCTCCTTTGGCGTCTAATCAACGCGATGATCAAGCTATTAAAACCAAGTTGCGATCATCTACAGTAGTATAGATTGATGACTACTTCCCTTCTTGGATAGCTTGGTCTGCTTAAATCTAACATAAACACCGTGAAAGGTGGCGGACTTTGCTGCAGCGGCTGAAAAGCAAGCATTGATGCCAACATTGTTGCagaattattgaaaataaataacaaagatTCTTTCGGTTTCTAGCTAAGCACTAGCATTGTACTAGTCAAAGTTTAGCCAAGCCtttctattaaatatatatatatatatatatatattattgattcAGCTTGACATTTTCTTCTTCGAGAATCGGCAAACAACAGCAAGCACCGAGTACTGAACATCAGATATTAACCAAAATAAACTACTGATATCGATGACACTCGAGTGAACtatattaacaaaatataaatatatatatattaataaataaattaggcaTTGCGTTCTGAAGTCCAAAAAGACTAGATTTGGCCAttaataaatctataaattaggCATTGCGTTTTGaccgaataaataaataaattcttatGGTAGACACTCGAGTGAGTCGAAGTCAgtagatatatatacacattacatTCAGAGATCCCGGGCCCGGATGGATGCTAATTGGGCCAGATCACCGAAAGATGTCGGTCTTACAGTTACATGCCCCAAACACCACGAGCAGCTGCCACCTTATTGTTGGGTCTAGCCGTTAGCTCGTACAATATCCTCGCAAATGTATCAGAATATCTGCCATCGGCAAAGAGTATCTCTGCAAAGGAATTCTCATAAGCTAGCAGCAACCCCCTATTCTGCGGTTCAGAGACCAGGCTCTCAAGTATCATTGCAGCTTTCCTGCAAATTTCTGGAACAGGGTGCGGCGTCTTGATCACCTTGAGCAGCCGGTCAATTGCCCTGTATTTGGTGAAATTGTAAGCAAAATTATTACCTGATATCGGCAACAGAAGTTtccattttaaaatcttaaaaaacaaaaacataaaactgAAATGTTAGTCATCTGAACgagcaaaaagaaaatcaatcacCATCGCTCGCTGGCGAGTTTCAATCTGCAGTCCATATTAACTTCTGCAAGGTTATAGAGAGCACCAACAGCAACTGCTTGGGCATCCAACGCTGGAAAGCTCATAAGATCAACTAAACGCTTGTGTATCTGCATTGTGCATTCGGCCCATATTATAGTcttaatgcatgcatgtgtacaTGTCTAATCTATCCATACTGGGACAAAACTAACCTGTGGAACAAAGGGGCGAAGGAAAGGCTCGTTATCAGGATTTATTATCAAACGCCCTAGTAATTCAGCAGCTGCACAATGCCATGCTTTGACTGCAGATCCTAGCATCCCCATGACAGATTGAACTGCACGTTTTTCTCTGTTTGGAGGAAATAGTTTATGAACTTTTTGATCGGTGAACTTATAAGCCAGAAGTTAGAAATCAAAAGTAGCAAGAGCTAAAGCAAAAAGTAAGGTCAGATTTCTCACGTTATTTTGATGTAGGATGGCTTTGATGAGCTAAATATTCGAAGGTCAAGCAATGGAGCCAAATTTACAATAGTCTCAAGGGCATTTGTGACAAGTTCCTCATCCTCTGTTAACAATGGGAACTTTCAGAGATGTCATACACCAAAATATAAAGACAGAAAAATCAAATGATCAAATATACTAGGAGATACCATGACAGTATTACATTTTATGACATGAAAGAAACCCTTAAGCTTTCAACAACAGCAATTCTCACCCGTGGTGTGATCTTCTATGCACTGGAACGCTGTTTCCAAGCAATGACGATGCTGGGccataataatttcattttcaggCATGAAAGAGAAGTTCCGGATAATGTTTGAAGCAGCAGCAGCGCATTGCTGCTTTTCTGCTCGCCCTTCTTCATCAAGATTAAACAGACCATCTTCATCAAACCACCAATTTGAAGGATGAGATTTGGAAATATTGTTCTGCACCACTGGTTCCATGACAGACGAACCAGACTTTAGGCTGCCATATGAACTTATCACATACTCAGGATCCAGTTATTCAAAGTAAGCTTAACATATTCAACAATTGGATCAGACAGAAAGGTTTAggaagaagaacaaaagaacCACGTCAAGCTTACATA
Coding sequences within it:
- the LOC122277824 gene encoding armadillo repeat-containing protein LFR, which codes for MQKRDQSKSAGGAGGATGPTPKRGRPFGSSSAAAAAASETAAPSNLLGPSLHVHSSFADQNNKRIVLALQSGLKSELTWALNTLTLLSFKEKDDMRKDTTPLAKIPGLLDALLQVIDDWRDIALPKELIRTPRVRTLGANSTVTGFGNELGSLGSNGTPLHPILKSGSSVMEPVVQNNISKSHPSNWWFDEDGLFNLDEEGRAEKQQCAAAASNIIRNFSFMPENEIIMAQHRHCLETAFQCIEDHTTEDEELVTNALETIVNLAPLLDLRIFSSSKPSYIKITEKRAVQSVMGMLGSAVKAWHCAAAELLGRLIINPDNEPFLRPFVPQIHKRLVDLMSFPALDAQAVAVGALYNLAEVNMDCRLKLASERWAIDRLLKVIKTPHPVPEICRKAAMILESLVSEPQNRGLLLAYENSFAEILFADGRYSDTFARILYELTARPNNKVAAARGVWGM